From Chryseobacterium joostei, the proteins below share one genomic window:
- a CDS encoding LURP-one-related/scramblase family protein: MVLKNLNYPLDFKFKISTLASDFNITDKNGNYVAYVRQKMFKLKEDVVVFNDESKTKELFRIRANKWIDFNASYSLNDIVDNKNYGRLARKGMRSLWKSSYDILDANDQPKFKVQEDNAWVRFWDSFVGELPIIGMFTGYFLNPSYTVTGIDGKAYFKLKKMPSFFGRRFQLDRLIDIDDEEESLVILSLLMMTLLERARG; the protein is encoded by the coding sequence ATGGTACTTAAAAATTTAAACTATCCTCTGGATTTTAAATTCAAAATTTCTACACTGGCAAGTGACTTCAACATTACGGATAAAAATGGAAATTATGTAGCGTATGTACGTCAGAAAATGTTCAAGTTGAAAGAGGATGTTGTTGTTTTCAATGACGAAAGTAAAACTAAGGAACTTTTTAGAATCAGAGCTAATAAATGGATTGATTTTAATGCATCTTATTCTTTGAATGACATTGTTGACAATAAAAACTATGGTAGATTGGCAAGAAAAGGGATGCGTTCTCTTTGGAAATCAAGCTATGATATTCTGGATGCTAATGACCAGCCTAAATTCAAGGTACAGGAAGACAATGCTTGGGTAAGATTCTGGGATAGCTTCGTGGGTGAACTTCCTATCATCGGAATGTTTACCGGATATTTCCTTAATCCATCTTATACAGTAACTGGTATTGACGGAAAAGCTTACTTTAAACTGAAAAAAATGCCTTCATTCTTTGGAAGAAGATTTCAATTGGATAGATTAATTGATATTGACGATGAGGAAGAAAGCTTAGTAATCCTTTCATTATTAA
- the recR gene encoding recombination mediator RecR, with protein MDYPSKVLAKAVDEISGLPGIGRKTALRLALHLLKQPSSRAVSLGNSLINLVNEIKYCKECHNFSDFEICEICSNEKRNGELICIVEDVRDVIAIENTGKYTGKYLILGGKISPMEGIGPGQLNIPSIERKLNDGKVKEFIFALSATMEGDTTAYYIYKKFKNFKVNFSSIARGISVGDELEYADEISLGRSIINRLPYNEKD; from the coding sequence ATGGATTACCCAAGTAAAGTTTTGGCAAAGGCAGTTGATGAGATTTCGGGCTTGCCTGGAATTGGAAGAAAAACAGCTTTAAGATTAGCATTACATTTATTGAAGCAACCCAGTTCCAGAGCGGTAAGTCTTGGAAATTCACTCATTAACCTTGTCAACGAAATAAAATACTGCAAAGAATGTCACAATTTCTCTGATTTTGAGATCTGCGAAATTTGTAGTAATGAAAAAAGAAATGGTGAACTAATCTGTATCGTTGAAGATGTACGTGATGTTATTGCCATTGAAAATACAGGAAAGTATACAGGGAAATATCTTATTCTTGGCGGGAAAATTTCCCCAATGGAGGGAATAGGACCCGGCCAGCTGAACATTCCAAGTATTGAAAGAAAGCTGAATGACGGGAAAGTAAAGGAATTTATTTTTGCATTAAGTGCTACTATGGAGGGAGATACAACAGCTTATTATATTTATAAGAAGTTTAAGAACTTCAAGGTGAACTTTTCAAGTATTGCCAGAGGAATCTCGGTAGGGGATGAGCTTGAATATGCTGATGAAATTTCATTGGGAAGATCCATCATCAACAGGTTACCGTATAACGAAAAGGATTAG
- a CDS encoding glycosyltransferase family 2 protein, producing MSMKLSIIIVNYNVTQLLRNCLLSIQKYIEKAEYEVIVIDNASTDSSWGDLIPEFPDVQFISSKNNGGFSKANNQAIQEAKGEYLLLLNPDTELEGFYMKELLDFADAKPEFGCLGVRMHDVEGNFLPESKRSVPDMFNSFEKLFTNLKKNNSKSYYRNDIGEEEIADVDVITGAFLLIKKEVYKNIGGLDESYFMYGEDIDLCYTLLRKGYKNYYYGKVSILHHKGESTVKNDVYLKRFYGAMQIFIDKYYKDDKPMQYSFLKAGLKLRYQIEKIKLK from the coding sequence ATTAGTATGAAGCTGTCAATTATTATTGTTAATTATAATGTTACCCAGTTACTCAGGAATTGCCTTTTATCTATTCAGAAATATATAGAAAAGGCAGAATATGAGGTGATTGTAATTGATAATGCTTCTACAGACAGCTCCTGGGGTGATCTTATCCCCGAATTTCCTGATGTACAATTTATTTCTTCAAAAAATAATGGTGGTTTTTCAAAAGCGAATAACCAGGCAATACAGGAAGCGAAAGGTGAATATCTGCTGCTTTTAAACCCAGATACAGAATTAGAAGGTTTTTATATGAAAGAACTTCTGGATTTTGCTGATGCCAAGCCTGAATTTGGATGTCTTGGCGTAAGAATGCATGATGTAGAAGGAAATTTCCTGCCCGAAAGTAAACGTTCTGTACCGGATATGTTCAATTCCTTTGAAAAGTTGTTTACCAATTTAAAAAAGAATAATTCCAAATCCTATTATAGAAATGATATTGGAGAAGAGGAGATTGCTGATGTAGATGTAATTACAGGTGCTTTTTTACTGATAAAAAAAGAAGTTTACAAAAATATTGGAGGCTTGGATGAATCCTATTTTATGTATGGGGAAGACATTGATCTTTGCTACACCCTGTTAAGAAAAGGATATAAGAACTATTATTATGGTAAGGTCTCTATTCTTCATCATAAAGGAGAGAGCACCGTAAAGAATGATGTTTATCTGAAACGTTTCTATGGTGCCATGCAGATCTTTATTGATAAGTATTATAAAGATGATAAGCCCATGCAATATTCCTTTCTGAAGGCAGGTCTAAAGCTTCGCTACCAGATTGAGAAAATTAAATTGAAATAA
- the secG gene encoding preprotein translocase subunit SecG, whose amino-acid sequence MDTIFTLLMVLIMVASVLLVIIVMAQNPKGGGLSSTFGGASSAQFGVQRTNDFMEKATWTLGGTIIVLILLSVVITGKPSQVAPGQQPVKKEVPAKQSAPASSKTATPVQAPATPAK is encoded by the coding sequence ATGGATACTATATTTACACTATTGATGGTTCTTATTATGGTTGCCAGTGTTTTATTGGTGATTATTGTTATGGCTCAAAACCCAAAAGGTGGAGGTCTTTCCAGTACTTTCGGAGGGGCATCATCTGCTCAGTTTGGAGTACAAAGAACCAATGATTTCATGGAAAAAGCAACATGGACCCTAGGCGGAACTATCATCGTTCTTATCCTTTTAAGCGTTGTTATTACGGGAAAACCATCACAAGTGGCTCCGGGACAACAACCAGTAAAAAAAGAAGTTCCGGCTAAGCAATCGGCTCCTGCTTCTTCTAAAACAGCTACACCGGTTCAGGCACCAGCTACACCCGCAAAATAA
- a CDS encoding M16 family metallopeptidase, with translation MKKQFTYIAAAFLFAGMLSAQKIDINAMPKPGPTPAVNIAKPKTFQLSNGLTVMVVENNKLPRVNTTLTMDRPPYYEGNIAGVSQIMAEQLDNGTTNLSKDEFNKKVDFLGANLSFSSNGASSNSLSKYFPEVLGLMADAIVNPKFSAEELQNAKERTIEGLKADEKNASSIAERVSNALKYGKNTSRGEFETVESINKIQLADIQNIYNKYYAPENAYLVIVGDVKFDQIKPLVEKSFGNWKKSNTKFAALEPASNVSKTEINVVDVPSAVQSVLEVGNLNTLNMKDPNYFPATIANYILGGGGEARLFMNLREKNGFTYGAYSSMQPSKYSPNFSAETSVRNEVTDKAIKELMNELNAISTVKPEELENAKARLKGAFIMSLEKPGIVAKFALDQKVQDLPADFYTNYLKSIDKVTAADVSNAVKATIFPNQSRIFVAGKASDIAEGLEKLGYPVKYFDKEANPVSKPAAQKVDANVTIGSVVDKYINAVGGLAAVQKVTSVTADATTKVQGMDMSIKLIEGKGGKMMMEMKMMGNTLQKIVFDGKDGYAEAQGQKIPLNEQQKSLMAESDPFPELNFAKKTDLKLAGIEKYNNEDSYVVKGPKQTYYYSVKTGLKTGEIKAGEGGSIPTSFADYKDVSGVKLPFTIIQNMGGMDINLSVQSYQLNQAKDSDFK, from the coding sequence ATGAAAAAGCAATTCACCTATATAGCAGCGGCATTTTTATTTGCAGGAATGCTTTCCGCACAAAAAATAGATATTAATGCAATGCCAAAACCAGGACCTACTCCTGCCGTTAACATTGCTAAACCAAAAACCTTTCAGCTAAGCAACGGGCTTACTGTAATGGTTGTTGAAAACAATAAACTACCAAGGGTAAACACCACTCTTACCATGGACAGGCCTCCTTACTATGAAGGAAATATAGCCGGAGTAAGCCAGATTATGGCAGAACAGCTTGATAATGGTACTACAAATCTTAGTAAAGATGAGTTTAATAAAAAGGTTGACTTTTTAGGAGCCAATCTAAGTTTTTCCTCTAATGGTGCATCTTCCAACTCACTTTCAAAATATTTCCCTGAAGTATTGGGGCTGATGGCTGATGCTATCGTTAATCCAAAATTCTCTGCAGAAGAGCTTCAAAATGCAAAGGAAAGAACCATTGAAGGCTTAAAAGCTGACGAGAAAAATGCATCTTCCATTGCTGAAAGAGTCTCCAATGCTTTGAAATATGGTAAAAACACTTCACGAGGAGAGTTTGAAACGGTAGAATCCATCAATAAGATCCAATTGGCAGATATCCAGAATATTTACAATAAATACTACGCTCCGGAAAATGCCTATTTAGTAATTGTAGGAGATGTAAAATTTGATCAGATCAAACCTTTGGTTGAAAAATCATTTGGAAACTGGAAGAAATCAAATACGAAGTTTGCAGCTTTAGAACCTGCTTCCAATGTTTCCAAAACAGAAATTAACGTGGTGGATGTTCCCTCTGCAGTACAATCTGTATTAGAAGTAGGAAACCTGAATACTTTGAACATGAAAGATCCAAACTACTTCCCTGCTACTATTGCCAACTATATTTTAGGGGGTGGCGGTGAAGCCAGACTTTTCATGAACCTTAGAGAGAAAAATGGATTTACATACGGTGCCTATTCCAGTATGCAGCCAAGTAAATATTCTCCTAATTTTTCGGCAGAAACAAGCGTAAGAAATGAGGTTACAGACAAGGCGATTAAGGAATTAATGAATGAACTTAATGCGATTTCTACGGTAAAACCTGAAGAACTTGAGAATGCTAAAGCAAGACTAAAAGGCGCTTTCATTATGTCTCTGGAAAAGCCCGGAATCGTTGCCAAGTTTGCTTTGGATCAAAAGGTGCAGGATCTTCCGGCAGATTTCTATACCAACTATTTAAAATCTATTGACAAGGTAACTGCAGCAGATGTATCTAATGCGGTAAAAGCAACGATCTTCCCTAACCAAAGCAGAATCTTCGTTGCCGGTAAGGCTTCTGATATTGCTGAAGGACTGGAAAAACTAGGTTACCCTGTAAAATACTTTGATAAGGAAGCAAATCCAGTTTCAAAACCTGCAGCACAAAAGGTGGATGCCAATGTAACCATTGGCTCTGTAGTGGATAAATACATTAATGCCGTTGGAGGATTGGCAGCCGTTCAAAAAGTAACCTCCGTTACTGCTGATGCCACTACCAAAGTACAAGGTATGGATATGAGCATAAAACTGATTGAGGGAAAAGGAGGAAAAATGATGATGGAAATGAAAATGATGGGTAATACTCTTCAGAAGATCGTTTTTGATGGTAAAGATGGATATGCAGAAGCACAGGGACAAAAAATTCCGCTGAATGAGCAGCAAAAATCTTTGATGGCTGAATCTGACCCTTTCCCGGAACTTAATTTTGCAAAAAAAACAGATTTAAAACTAGCCGGTATTGAAAAATACAACAATGAAGATTCTTATGTTGTAAAAGGCCCAAAACAAACCTACTATTACAGCGTAAAGACAGGTCTTAAAACGGGTGAAATAAAAGCGGGTGAAGGAGGTTCCATTCCTACAAGCTTTGCTGACTACAAGGATGTATCTGGTGTAAAGCTTCCATTTACCATTATTCAGAACATGGGTGGTATGGATATCAATCTGTCAGTACAATCCTATCAGCTAAATCAGGCTAAGGATTCTGACTTTAAATAA
- a CDS encoding M16 family metallopeptidase: MKKRLISAAAVAFFGLMLNAQQIKFEEYDLPNGLHVILHQDNSAPVVTTGVMYHVGAKDEVKGRTGFAHFFEHLLFEGTPNIKRGEWFKIVSSNGGDNNANTTNDRTYYYETFPSNNEQLGLWMESERMRHAEINQVGVDTQREVVKEEKRLRMDNQPYGNLFSTIQKNLFTNHPYNWPTIGSMEDLNAAKLEEFQAFYKKFYVPNNATLVVAGDIKPEQTKKWIAEYYGAIPKGTVYPKDFPKDAPITQEKEVTATDPNIQLPAYVFAYRTPANKEKDAYVLDMLSSYLSNGKSSVLYKKLVDQDKKALQVAAFNQGLEDYSIFAFFAIPMGQTTKQTLQTDIDAEIKKLQNTLISDEDYQKIQNQFENQFVNQNSSIQGIAASLATNHVLMGNTNLINKEIDIYRSITKQDLQNAAKKYLNSNQRIIINYVPEKK, encoded by the coding sequence ATGAAAAAACGACTTATTTCTGCTGCTGCCGTAGCTTTCTTCGGGCTTATGCTGAATGCACAGCAAATAAAATTCGAAGAATATGATCTTCCCAATGGTCTTCATGTAATTCTTCATCAGGATAATTCAGCTCCGGTAGTAACAACAGGAGTAATGTATCATGTAGGTGCAAAGGATGAAGTAAAGGGAAGAACCGGTTTTGCACACTTCTTTGAACACCTTTTATTTGAGGGAACCCCTAATATTAAGAGAGGTGAATGGTTTAAGATCGTTTCTTCAAATGGAGGCGACAATAATGCCAATACAACCAACGACAGAACCTATTACTATGAAACTTTCCCATCCAACAACGAACAACTTGGACTTTGGATGGAGTCTGAAAGAATGCGCCATGCCGAGATCAATCAGGTTGGTGTAGATACACAAAGAGAAGTGGTAAAAGAGGAGAAAAGACTGAGAATGGACAACCAACCTTATGGAAATCTTTTTTCAACCATTCAAAAGAATTTGTTTACCAATCACCCTTATAACTGGCCTACCATAGGTTCTATGGAGGATCTGAATGCGGCTAAGCTTGAAGAATTTCAGGCTTTTTATAAGAAATTCTATGTTCCTAACAACGCAACTTTAGTAGTAGCAGGAGACATTAAACCTGAACAGACTAAAAAGTGGATTGCAGAATATTATGGAGCTATTCCAAAAGGAACTGTTTATCCAAAGGATTTCCCTAAAGATGCTCCTATTACTCAGGAAAAAGAAGTTACGGCAACTGATCCGAACATTCAGCTTCCTGCCTATGTTTTTGCTTACAGAACCCCTGCCAATAAAGAAAAAGATGCGTATGTGCTAGATATGCTTTCGTCTTATCTAAGTAATGGCAAATCTTCTGTTTTGTACAAAAAACTGGTAGATCAGGATAAAAAAGCACTTCAGGTAGCTGCTTTCAATCAGGGACTTGAAGATTACAGTATTTTTGCATTCTTTGCGATTCCAATGGGACAGACAACTAAGCAGACTTTACAGACTGATATTGATGCTGAGATCAAAAAACTTCAGAATACTTTAATTTCGGATGAAGATTATCAGAAGATCCAAAACCAGTTTGAAAATCAGTTTGTCAATCAAAATTCAAGCATTCAGGGTATCGCTGCTTCTTTGGCAACCAACCATGTATTGATGGGAAATACAAATCTTATCAATAAAGAAATTGACATTTACAGGTCTATTACAAAGCAAGATCTGCAAAATGCAGCTAAAAAGTATCTGAATTCTAACCAAAGAATCATCATCAACTACGTTCCTGAGAAAAAATAA
- a CDS encoding ATP-dependent helicase, which yields MDYLKGLNESQYEAVTSLQGPLMVLAGAGSGKTRVLTMRIAHLIHNGIDPFNILALTFTNKAAREMKERIAKVVGDSNARSLWMGTFHSVFARILRIEAHYLGYPSNFTIYDQQDALNVIKKVLKDMNIDADLYKPKKVQARISTYKNNLITVKAYFNNPELMEADEKANMKFIGQIYQRYVDACFRNGSMDFDDLLLKTNELLTRFPEVLAKYQDRFRYIMVDEYQDTNHSQYLIVKALASKFENICVVGDDAQSIYSFRGANIYNILNFKKDYPDAITVSLEQNYRSTQNIVNAANVVIAKNLQQFKKNVFSDNEEGDKIKIYRSLSDADEANFVAGNIWELRNRDQRKYSDFAILYRTNSQTRAFEDALRRKNIPYKVYGGLSFYQRKEVKDLIGYLRLLINENDSEALMRIINYPTRGIGETTQNKLIVFADAQNVSISKVLDNLPMYAPQLGLNNGVLNKLNDFWSMIKAFQVLLKTETAYSVAMEVAKRSGLIKFLKDDQTPEGISRVENVQELMNSMQGFIEEQMQLEDGDPSLSNFLENIALSADTQDKNLEDDMVSLMTIHLSKGLEFPVVHLVGLEENLFPSFMSSATREDLEEERRLFYVALTRAEKQVFFSYAVSRFQWGKITDAEPSRFLSEIDDEYIEFLNPVLEKRFINNSGVRSNIFDEHPSEQKAFKRVEKKTIDRGDNSAPAPEQRKLKPVSTAKIINPSGASSQDIEVGDKVRHDRFGIGEVSFLDGTDPQNIKAKVVFIHEGEKNLILKYAKLTKI from the coding sequence ATGGATTATTTGAAAGGACTCAACGAATCACAATATGAAGCCGTTACCTCTTTACAAGGACCTTTGATGGTGCTTGCGGGAGCCGGTTCCGGTAAAACACGTGTGCTTACCATGCGTATAGCCCATTTAATACACAACGGAATAGACCCTTTCAATATCCTTGCACTTACCTTTACCAATAAAGCAGCCCGTGAAATGAAAGAGCGTATTGCGAAGGTAGTGGGTGACAGCAATGCAAGAAGTCTTTGGATGGGAACTTTTCACTCTGTTTTTGCAAGAATTCTAAGGATTGAAGCTCATTATCTTGGCTATCCTTCCAATTTTACCATTTATGATCAGCAGGATGCATTGAATGTAATTAAAAAGGTACTGAAAGACATGAACATTGATGCTGACCTTTACAAACCTAAAAAAGTTCAGGCTAGAATTTCAACCTACAAAAACAATTTGATTACTGTAAAGGCCTATTTCAACAATCCTGAACTCATGGAAGCGGATGAAAAGGCAAACATGAAATTTATCGGACAGATTTATCAGAGATACGTAGATGCATGTTTCAGAAACGGCTCTATGGATTTTGATGATCTTTTGTTAAAAACCAATGAATTACTGACCCGTTTCCCTGAAGTGCTTGCAAAATATCAGGATAGATTTAGGTATATCATGGTAGATGAGTACCAGGATACAAACCATTCTCAGTATCTTATTGTAAAAGCATTGGCTTCAAAATTTGAGAATATTTGTGTGGTGGGAGATGATGCACAATCTATTTACTCATTCCGTGGTGCGAATATTTATAACATCCTGAATTTTAAAAAGGATTATCCGGATGCTATTACAGTATCCTTGGAACAAAACTACCGTTCTACCCAGAATATCGTAAATGCAGCCAATGTTGTTATTGCGAAAAACTTACAGCAGTTTAAGAAAAATGTCTTCAGTGATAATGAAGAGGGAGACAAAATTAAAATATACCGTTCTCTATCAGATGCTGATGAGGCCAATTTCGTAGCCGGAAATATCTGGGAACTTCGTAACCGTGATCAGAGAAAATACAGCGATTTTGCTATTTTATACAGAACAAACTCTCAGACCAGAGCATTTGAAGATGCCTTGAGACGTAAAAATATTCCTTACAAGGTATACGGAGGACTTTCATTTTACCAAAGAAAAGAGGTTAAGGATTTAATAGGATATCTACGCCTTTTAATCAATGAAAATGACTCTGAGGCATTGATGAGAATCATTAATTATCCCACAAGAGGAATTGGAGAAACCACGCAGAATAAACTGATTGTTTTTGCAGATGCACAAAACGTTTCCATCTCAAAGGTCTTGGATAATTTACCGATGTATGCTCCTCAGTTGGGCTTAAATAATGGTGTTTTAAACAAACTAAATGATTTCTGGTCTATGATTAAAGCGTTTCAGGTACTATTAAAGACCGAAACTGCCTACAGCGTTGCTATGGAAGTGGCAAAACGTAGTGGCTTAATCAAGTTTTTAAAGGATGATCAGACGCCGGAGGGAATTTCAAGGGTAGAAAACGTTCAGGAATTGATGAACTCTATGCAAGGGTTTATTGAAGAACAAATGCAGTTGGAAGATGGAGATCCAAGTTTGTCCAACTTCCTTGAAAACATTGCACTTTCAGCAGATACACAGGATAAAAACCTTGAAGATGATATGGTTTCATTGATGACCATTCACCTTTCAAAAGGATTGGAGTTCCCAGTGGTACATTTGGTTGGTCTTGAGGAGAATCTTTTCCCAAGCTTTATGAGTTCTGCAACAAGAGAAGATCTTGAAGAAGAAAGAAGACTGTTCTATGTAGCTTTGACAAGGGCAGAAAAGCAAGTGTTTTTCTCCTACGCAGTGTCACGTTTCCAGTGGGGAAAAATTACAGATGCAGAACCATCAAGATTTCTAAGCGAGATTGATGATGAATATATTGAGTTCCTTAATCCTGTACTGGAAAAAAGATTTATCAACAATTCTGGGGTGAGATCCAATATTTTTGATGAGCATCCATCTGAGCAGAAAGCTTTCAAAAGAGTTGAGAAAAAGACCATTGACCGGGGAGATAATTCGGCACCCGCTCCTGAACAGAGAAAACTAAAACCTGTAAGCACGGCAAAAATCATTAATCCAAGTGGAGCTTCCTCTCAGGATATTGAAGTTGGAGATAAGGTGAGACATGATCGTTTCGGAATTGGAGAAGTCTCCTTTCTGGATGGAACAGATCCTCAAAATATCAAGGCAAAAGTTGTCTTCATACACGAGGGAGAGAAAAACCTTATCCTGAAATATGCTAAACTGACAAAGATCTAA